A genomic segment from Amycolatopsis camponoti encodes:
- a CDS encoding winged helix-turn-helix transcriptional regulator, with product METTCDQDGPWDVYLRSCPCRDVLDLLANKWTALMLGALARGPHRFGELRRAVDGISQKMLTQNLRQLERDGFLTRTVYPTTPPTVEYALTEMGAEVGAHLVALSTWSQANFDRIRSARESYDGRELQPVR from the coding sequence ATGGAAACCACTTGTGACCAGGACGGACCCTGGGACGTCTACCTCCGGAGCTGTCCCTGCCGCGACGTGCTGGACCTGCTGGCCAACAAGTGGACGGCGCTGATGCTGGGCGCGCTGGCCCGCGGCCCGCACCGCTTCGGCGAGCTGCGCCGCGCGGTCGACGGCATCAGCCAGAAGATGCTGACCCAGAACCTCCGCCAGCTGGAGCGCGACGGCTTCCTGACGCGCACGGTGTACCCGACAACGCCCCCGACAGTGGAGTACGCACTGACGGAGATGGGCGCGGAGGTGGGGGCGCACCTGGTGGCGCTGAGCACGTGGTCCCAGGCGAACTTCGACCGCATCCGCTCGGCACGCGAGTCCTACGACGGCCGGGAGCTGCAGCCGGTCCGCTGA